From a region of the Nitrospirota bacterium genome:
- the holA gene encoding DNA polymerase III subunit delta, with the protein MIRFLKEIKKGLKSPVYLLHSNEPYLLKEAVFEAKRTIPQAERDFLFYTFDREMPEGTIENVIDILYTVPFIEGRRVVTVENCNLLVEKELTVLGHYISKPSPSSVLIMLYQTEKGRFKKSHNGMFGSAQAISLDIREADIPLWIKEKASNIGITLSKEAVDYLIAVIGTDIGLLTSEIEKFSEIGKKTLERKDIEELIRGIGDYDAFDLFKAIHNKDSQSVFKIFKALSGIVEPQMLLGAINYQFTQSKDTEMAKKAFEILHETDIAIKSSGTSYPLEYMLTRLLKL; encoded by the coding sequence ATGATTAGATTTTTAAAGGAAATAAAGAAGGGTCTTAAATCTCCAGTATACCTTCTTCATTCAAATGAGCCTTATTTATTGAAAGAAGCGGTCTTTGAAGCCAAAAGGACTATCCCTCAGGCTGAAAGGGATTTTTTATTCTATACCTTTGACAGAGAGATGCCTGAAGGCACTATAGAAAATGTGATAGACATACTTTACACAGTGCCCTTCATCGAAGGCAGAAGGGTAGTTACGGTAGAGAACTGCAATCTCCTTGTAGAGAAAGAGCTTACAGTGCTCGGCCACTATATCTCAAAGCCCTCGCCTTCCTCTGTCCTCATAATGTTGTATCAGACAGAGAAAGGCAGATTTAAAAAGTCACATAATGGGATGTTTGGCAGTGCTCAAGCCATATCTCTTGATATCAGGGAAGCGGATATTCCGTTATGGATAAAGGAAAAGGCATCGAATATCGGAATCACTCTCTCCAAAGAGGCAGTGGACTACCTTATAGCCGTTATTGGCACTGATATAGGGCTTCTCACTTCCGAGATAGAAAAGTTCTCCGAGATAGGAAAGAAAACACTTGAAAGAAAAGACATCGAAGAGCTCATCAGGGGCATTGGAGATTATGATGCCTTTGACCTCTTTAAGGCAATTCATAACAAAGACAGCCAGAGTGTATTTAAAATCTTCAAGGCATTGTCAGGCATAGTAGAGCCACAGATGCTTTTAGGTGCAATAAACTATCAGTTTACACAGAGCAAAGACACCGAAATGGCAAAGAAGGCTTTTGAGATTCTCCATGAAACAGACATTGCCATCAAAAGCAGTGGCACATCCTATCCGCTTGAATACATGCTGACCCGACTCCTTAAGCTTTAA
- a CDS encoding DUF433 domain-containing protein, with amino-acid sequence MKEFKRITFNKDIMGGQACIRGLRIPVSLIINLVANGMTTEEILKEYPDLEPEDIKEALQYASWLAKEELHPVSYP; translated from the coding sequence ATGAAAGAATTTAAACGGATAACATTCAACAAGGACATTATGGGCGGGCAGGCTTGCATAAGGGGGCTGAGAATACCTGTTTCTCTCATAATAAACCTTGTTGCAAATGGAATGACTACAGAAGAGATACTTAAAGAGTATCCTGACCTTGAGCCAGAGGACATAAAAGAGGCGCTTCAATACGCTTCATGGCTCGCTAAAGAAGAACTGCATCCTGTAAGTTATCCTTAG
- a CDS encoding DUF5615 family PIN-like protein produces MKFFADMGISQTTVKWLKEQGFDAIHVRDINMHRASDTEIVRKAVEEGRVILTCDLDFGGIISASREKFPSAIILRLENETPNNINRRLKQILKESSEALIKGAIISVEETRHRVRLLPV; encoded by the coding sequence ATGAAATTTTTTGCAGATATGGGTATTTCACAGACTACCGTAAAGTGGTTGAAAGAGCAAGGGTTTGATGCCATCCATGTAAGGGATATTAATATGCACCGTGCCTCAGATACGGAAATTGTCAGAAAAGCAGTAGAAGAAGGAAGGGTCATCTTAACCTGCGACCTCGATTTTGGCGGTATTATTTCTGCATCAAGAGAGAAGTTTCCAAGCGCAATAATTTTAAGACTTGAAAATGAAACTCCAAACAATATCAATAGAAGGCTGAAACAGATTTTAAAAGAATCTTCAGAGGCTCTAATAAAAGGGGCGATCATCAGTGTGGAAGAAACACGGCATAGAGTTAGATTATTGCCTGTATAG
- the rpsT gene encoding 30S ribosomal protein S20: MPPKAQPKKNLSALKRVRQAKKQELRNKAVRSKVKTIRKKLVSVVASKNKDAVSAVLKEAVKVITSAASKGAIHKNTASRNISRLSKLANTILKA; encoded by the coding sequence TTGCCGCCAAAGGCACAGCCAAAGAAAAACCTTTCTGCCCTTAAAAGGGTCAGGCAAGCTAAGAAGCAGGAGCTGAGAAATAAGGCAGTTCGCTCTAAGGTAAAAACTATTAGAAAGAAATTAGTAAGTGTGGTTGCCTCAAAGAACAAAGACGCTGTATCAGCAGTGCTTAAGGAGGCAGTAAAGGTCATAACTTCGGCAGCATCAAAGGGTGCGATACACAAAAACACTGCCTCAAGGAATATATCGAGGCTTTCGAAACTGGCAAACACTATCCTTAAAGCTTAA